The genomic stretch GGGCGGCTCGGTTGCCACTGAATTCCCCCGGATCACCCGGCGCTACTTCGAGGAGAGGGGCGTCGACGTCTCGGTCGTCGAGGTCACGGGCGCGACCGAGCTCACGCCTCACGTCGACATGGCCGACGCGATCGTCGACATCACCTCGACGGGGACGACCCTGCGGATGAATCGGTTGGGCGTCGTCGACGACGTCCTCAAAAGCTCCGTCCGGCTGTTCGCCCGCGAGGACGTCCTCGACGATCCGAAGGTCGAGCAGCTCCGCACCGCGCTCGAGTCCGTTCTGACGGCAAACGGCAAGCGCTACCTGATGCTCAACGCGCCCGAGGACCGGGTAGAGGAGATCCGCGAGGCCCTGCCCGGGCTGGGCGGCCCGACGGTGATGGACATCGCAGGCGAGGGGATGGTCGCAGTCCACGTCGTCGTCGACGAGCGCGACGTCTTCGAGACTATCACGCGGGTAAAGGAGCTGGGCGCGAGCGGCATCCTCGTCACCGAGATCGAGCGCCTCGTCGAGTGAGTCATCGAAAGTCGGGGATCGCCACGCGCTCGTCGAGCTCGGCGTCCCCGTAGCGCCACCGAACCCACGCGACGGTCAGCAGGCAGCCCGCGACCATCGCTGCGAACCCGAGCAGGCCGGCCTCCGGGCCGAAGGAGCCGCCGGTCGCCATCTCGGGGCCGCCCTGCTCGATATCGACGATGCTCGCGCCGAAGTCGAGGCCGCTGACCGGGAAGCCGTAGACGGTGCCCTGAAAGAGGTTCCAGGTGATGTGCAGCCCGATCGGGATCGCGAGCTCGCCCGTCAGCAGGTAGCCAAGCGCGAGCATCACGCCCGCAAAGGAGATCGCAAGCGTGCTCACGGTGGTCGCGTTGGGGTTGCTCGCGTGCAGCGCGCCGAAGGCGACCGAGGAGGCGACGGTTGCGAAGGCGATCGCGCCCGCGATTCCGAGGGTGCCCCGGGCACCCTCCGCGAGGTTCGTCAGCAGGTAGCCCCGCAGCAACAGCTCCTCGTAGACGCCGACGATCACGAACAGCAACAGACTCCCGACGACCACCCACAGCAGGGCCTCGCCGGCGAAGACGGCCGTCACTTCGATCCAGCCCGCCGTGAGCTGGACGAGGAAGACGCCGGTCATCAGCAGGCCGCCAAGCGCCAGCCCGAACCCGCAGTCGATCCACCACTCGCGGTCGATCCGCATCCCGAAGTCGGCGAAACGTCGCCGGTCGATATACCGGCCGGCGAGCCAAATCCCCACGACAGCGCCGATCCCGCTGAGTCCTGTCGAGAACAGCATCGAGCCGACGCCGGCGCCCGCGAGCAGCGCGGCGTCGAACAGCGAGAGGACGAGCAGCGGCGGGATCGTCAGCACGGCGGTCGCGAGCACGAGGACCACGACGCCGAGGACCATCCTGATCGGCGTCCGGGGTCTCCCTTCCTCGGCGTTCCAGACGGTCGATTTGAGGTTCATGTCGGTGCGGTTCCGAGCAGCGCGAGCAGGTTCTGCAGGGCGAACCCGAGCAGGAAGCTCACGGTGAAGTGAACGAGGGTGATCAACCCCGCGCGGCGATACGAAACCTCGTAGACCGACTGGACGACGAGCACGTCGGCGACGATCGCGAGGACGGCCGCGGTGATCGGCTGGCCGGCGAGCGTCAGCGAGAGGACGACCGCTGCCGGGGCGAACCCGGCGAGCGCGTTGCCCATCGGGACGTCGCCCAGCACGTACCGTGCGGCGATATGAAGGGTGAGACAGAAGCCGAGCCCGACCACCAGAAAGCTCGCGGCGAGGGTGAGAAGGGCGTCGAGAACCATCCGGCTACTCGAGCAGGCCGAGCTCTTCGAGCCGGGAGACGATCTTGTCGACGGCGTGTTCCGCGTCGACGGGCTGCTTGCCGCCCGTGATCACGAGCTTGCCCGAGCCAAAGAGCAGGGCGACGACCTTCGGCTCGTCGAGTCGGTAGACCAGCCCGGGGAACTGCTCGGGCTCGTACTCGATGTTCTCCAGGCCCAGCCCGATCGCGATCGCGTTCAGGTTGAGGTTGCGCCCGAGGTCCGCGCTCGTGACGATGTTCTGGACGACGATCTCGGGGTCCTCCTGTACCTGGATCTCGAGGTCGCGAAGCTTGTCGAAGACGATCTGGAGGCTCTCGTGGACGTCGTCGGTCGATTTCGCGCCCGTACAGACGATCTTACCCGAACGGAAGATCAGCGCGGCCGACTTCGGGTTCTGGGTTCGGTAGACGAGGCCGGGGAACTGCTCGGGGTCGTAATCGGCGCCCTCGAGGTCCATCGCGACGCTCTGGAGGTCGAGTTCCTGCCCGATACCCGTCGACGCGACCACGTTCTCGATGTTAATAGTCTCCTTTGGGTCCATCGTTCTCTTTATAAGACGTATTTAAGGTTTATAAAGGTTGGTGGCTACCTCCGCGCGAGGTAGGTTGGACTCTCCGCTTCGATCCTCCTGGTATTTCCGATCTACAGAGAGATGGATCTCGGATAGAGGTTGATGACGATGCCACATCAATGTTGTGTGTCCGGCTGATCCGCGGAGGCGACCGGGTTCGTTTCGATCCCGCGTTCACTGATCACACACGGTATGGAGCGATGAAAACCGCCGACATCGGGAATGAACCCACGGAGGGCGGCAGGGGATCGGCCATGAATAGGAACACGGATAGGGGTCGGGACGCCAGAGCTGTCATGGGCGCGATCATCAACGTGCGGCTCCCCGCGGCGGAGGTCGAGTTAGGTGAGCGGGTCGCTTCGCTACCGGAGGTCGTGATCGACGTAGAACAGCTCGCATCCCGGACGAGCGACGACGTCCTCCCGCTTCTCTGGATCCGTGCGGACGATTTCGCGGCCGTCGACGAGGCCCTCGAGGCCGACCCGACCGTCGAGGGATTCGACGTCATCGGGTCGTTCGACCGGCGGCGGCTCTACCGAATGGAGTGGGCCGATGAGGCTGCGTCGACGATCCGGATCCTCGGGACGGCCGGCGGGTACGTCCGGAACGCGAGAGTGGTCGACGGGAAGTGGTCGATCGAGGTCCTGTTCCCCGACCGGGACGACCTCTCCCGGATGTACGACGTCGCGAACGAGGCGGATATCCCGCTGACGGTCGATTCGATCTACGAGCTCAGCGACGAGGATGGCCGGCCCAACGGGCTGACGACCGAACAGCAGGAAACGCTCGTCGCCGCGTTCGAACACGGCTACTACGACGTCCCACGCGAAGTCTCGCTCGTCGACCTGGCCGAGAAGCTCGACATCTCCCATCAGGCCCTCTCCGAACGCCTGCGCAGGGCCCATGAGACGCTCGTCGATGCGTCCGTCAACGGGCACGTCATGGACGGCGCGACCGAGGCGCCGCGGCCGACCGATCAGTAGTTCCCCCGATCCCTTCATTCCATGTGTGTCCCGTTCCCCTTCGGTCATGGTCGCCCGATTATCGTCTAGGAACCTCGCGGGCAGTACTGATAGCTCGTGCCGCCGAGCGCCTTTCAAGGCTACCTGCGACGTTCTCAGTATCGATACTGGCCTACGGCGTTCGGCCGGCCCGAACGCAATGATTTACATATGTATTTGTGTAATTCCCTGCCGCCACCGGCCAGTTCGGATGTCGACGCCGTTCTGGTTGCCCCGTCGAGCTACTAGCTACCCGCCAGTTCGCTATTGCCGGACGAAGCGGATCAATAGAGTCCTCTAATAGCGCTCTCGACCAGTCCTGTTCGGTGTCGGCGAAAACGTGATCCGCGAACGACGGACGTTCACGACTGTTTATTATGCCGGGGGCCCGACCGTGGGTATGACAGGAGCACGGGATCGGCGGGTCAAGTCGGCCGGGACGCTCTTCGACGTGCTGGACGCGGTCCACGCGCTCGAGGGCGCGGGCGTGACGGAGGCGGCGGACCACGTCGGGATCGCCAAGAGCACCGCCCACGACCACCTGAGCACGCTCGTCGAACACGAGTTCCTCGTCAAGGACGGCACGGAGTACCGCGTCGGGCTCAAGCCCCTCCACTACGGGATGGGCGCGAAGAACCGGATCGAGCTCGTCGACGCCGCGGGGCCGTCGCTCGAACACGTCGTCGAGGAGACCGACGAGATCGCCTGGCTCGTCGTCGAGGAGTACGGGCTGGCCGTCTACGTCGAGAAGGCCGTCGGCGAGCGGGCGGTCCAGCCCTACGGCGCGATCGGCAAGCGGGTGCCGTTGCACAACATCGCCGCGGGCAAGGCCATCCTCGCACACCTCCCCGAGGAACGGGTTCGCGCGATCGTCGACCAGCGGGGCCTGCCCGCCCAGACCGAGCGGACGATCACCGACCTCGACGAGCTGCTCGCCGAGCTGGAGACGATCCGCGAACGGGGGTACGCGCGAAACGACGGCGAGACGTTCGAGGGCTTTCGCGCCGTCGCGAGCCCGATCCTCCACGAGGGCGAGCTGCTCGGCTCGATCGTCGTCTCCGGGCCCGAGAACCGACTGCGCGGCGAGCGCTTCGAGACCGAGCTCCCCGATCTGATCACCGGGGCGGCCAACGCGATCGAGCTGAGCCTCGCCAGCCAGTAGCCCGCGTTCCTGGAGCGTCGGGCGCCCTGTGGATGAATGCACCATATTTATTAGGAACATACGAATCGTACAGTGTGGTGGCCATGAACGTACTGGAGGTACTAGCGGTGACGACGATACTGTACTTCGTCGTGGTGGCGGTGTGGGTATGGAAGATCGAAGACATCCTCGAGGCACGCGGCGACGAGCGCCGGGGTGAGGCCTAATGGCCGCGACCGGCGCGGTCGTCACCTACGGCTGGGCCTTCCTCGTCGCCTACGTCGTCTTGATCCTCGGGCTCGGCTACTGGGGCTGGAAGCAGACCAATAGCCAGGACGACTACGCGACCGCACGCGGGGGCTTTGGCTTCCTCGTGCTCGCCCTGGCGTACGCGACGACCGTCGCGAGCGGTTCGACGTTCCTGGGGATTCCCGGGATGGCCTACGACATGGGGTTCAAGGCCGGCTACTACGCGCTGATCTACCCGATCGGTATCTACCTGGGGATGATGGTCGTCGCGCGGATCACCAAGAAGGTCGGCGACCGCTTCAACTCCCAGTCGGTGCCCGACTTCCTCGGCGACCGGTATCAGAGCCCGCTGCTCAGGCTGCTGGCCGCGCTCATCGCGCTGTTCCTGCTGTTCTACATCATGGCCCAGATCGTCTCGGCGGGCTGGATGTTCGACGCGATCCTCGGGGTCCCCTACGAGGTCGGGATCTGGCTGGCCGGCGGGCTCCTGTTGCTCTATCTGGTCGCCGGCGGAAGCCACGCCGACATCATCACCGACGCCGTCCAGGGCGCGATCATGCTCGCGATCACGGCCCTGATCGTGGTCATGTTCGTCACCGGCTACGGGCTCGACGCGGGCGGGATGGGCGCGGTCAACGCCCAACTCGACGCCAACCAGTCGTGGGACACCCACACCAACTACGAGAACCCGATCTTCGCGAACTGGTGGGTGATCTTCCTGTTGTTCGTCGGCCACATCGGCTTCACCGCCCAGCCGCACCTGGGTAACAAGTTCTTCGCGATCAAGGGCACCCAGTACATCAAGAAGTTCATGATCATCGCGGCGATCGTCGGGATGGCGATGCCGCTGATGTTCCTCGGGGGCGTGCTGGGCGCGGCCGAGGGGATCGACATCGCCGACCCCGACGCGATCATCCCCGTGCTGTTCATCGAGACGATGCCCGCGATCGTCGCCGCGTTCCTCGGCGTCGCGATCCTGAGCGCGATCATCTCGACGGCCGACGGGATCATCATCTCGGTCGCTCAGATCTTCGCCAATGACCTCTATCGCAAGACGTACGTCCCCTGGAAGGGCGGCGACCCCGACAGCCCAGAGGTCGGCCAACGCGCGCTGTGGATCTCGCGGGTCGCGACGGTCGTCGTCACGATCGCCGCGGTCGCGGCGGTGACGGTGCCGCCACAGTACCTCTCGGTGTTCATGTGGATCGGCATCGGGGGGATCATCTCCGCCTACAGCGGCCCGTACTTCATCGGCAGCATCGAGGAGTCCACCTCCGCGAAGGCCGCGCTGGTCGGCTTCGTCGCCGGCTTCTCGGTCTACGCCATCATCCATCTCGGCCCGCAGGCAGGGCTGTACGACTCGCTGCTGGGCTTCAGCCTCTACCCCTACAGCGAGAACCCCTACGCCTCGACCGGGATCGGCTTCATCGTGAGCTGTCTGGGGACGTTCGGCGCCAACCGCTTCACCGAGCCGCTGCCGGCCGCGCAGGTCCAGGAGGTCTTCGGGCGCCAGGAAGCGAGCACCGACGGGGGTCGCGAGGAGACCGAATAAGGGATACGGCCCGCCGCGCATCTACCCGCAAATGGAGATCAGGTCGTTCGAACCACGCCTCGACGAGGCCGCCGCCGTCGGTCGCACCGAGCGCCTGACCGTCCCGACCTACCTGCGCTCGAAGCTCCGCGGGCTGCTCGGGCGCTCGCCCGAGCCCGAGTCGATCACGCGGCTGTATTACCCCGACTACATCGCGTATACGACCGTCGAGTTCGACCGGCTCGCACGGGGCGAGAAGACGGTGAAGTTCCTCGCGGCCGTCGACGCGGTCACCGGCCGGGTCGGCGAGGTCGATCTGGAGCTTCCCGAGCGCGAGACGCTCGAGGTTCCCGACGGGCGCGTCCTCCCGATCGAGGTCCCGGAGGAGGGAGCGACCGAGGCGTGGCGTGAGTGGCTCTTTCCCTACCTCGACCGGTCCTACCGTCCGGTCAGGCGTCCCGAGTCCACCCTCGACCGCCTTGAACTCGTTTATACCCCCTTCCTGATCGTCGACTACGGCGAGGAGGGCGAGCGTTATGCCGTCAGCACCCTCACCAAACAGGTCGAGCTGCTCGAGGACGTCGAGGCCCTCGAGGCCGGCTACGACCCCGCCTAGTACCAGGCGGTGCCGCCGTCGACGTTCAGGTCCTGGGCGGTGATGTGGCGGGCGTTCGGGCTCAGCAGGAACGACACCAGCCCCGCGACGTCCTCCGGTTCGACCAGCTCGCCCAGAGCAGCGTCGTCGGTGAACACCTGTCGCTTGGCTTCCTCGTAGCCCACGCCCCGCTCCTCGGCCTGGCGTTCGATCACACGCTCGATCCTCGGGCCCTTCGTCGCGCCCGGGCAGACGGCGTTGACCGTCACGTCGTCCTCGCCGAGTTCGAAGGCGAGCGTCCGGGTGAGCCCGATCACCGCCGTCTTCGAGGCCGTATACGGGGTCCGCCCCTCGAGGGGGCGCTTGCCGCTGATCGAGGAGACGTTCACGACGCTCGCCCGGTCGCTCTCCCGGAGATGGGGCGCGGCGTGTTTCGCCATGAGGAACTGGCCGGTGGCGTTCACCGACATGGTCCGGTCCCACTCCTCGCGCTCGACCTCCTCGATCGGCGCGGTCGGCCCGGCGATCCCGGCGTTGTTCACCAGCGCGTCGATCCCCTCGAACGCCTCGACCGCCTCGTCGATCGTTCCCTCGACCGACGCCTCGTCCGTCACGTCGGTCTCGACCGGCAGTGCGCGCTCGCCCGCGTCCGATTCCTCGGCCGTTTCGTGGATCCCGTCGCTCCGAGCCGCGAGGACGACGTTCGCGCCCTCATCGAGGAGTCGAAGCGATATCTCCCGCCCGATCCCGCCGCTCGCGCCCGTCACGACTACGGTTCGATCCGTGTGCATGCTCCTTTCTACTGGGGCCGGGAGCTAACCGTTATCGGCCTGCCGGGCGCTACCGTACCCACAGCTTTAAGCGGAACCCTCACGATTTTCCGCCCGACAGCATGTGCGCTAACGTCGAGTATCTCAAGGAGGCGGGGAGTGCGTCGATCGAGATCGATCAAGAGGTCGTCGAGTCGGTCCAGGACATCCTGGGGGAGGTCCGCGAGCGCGGCGACGAGGCCGTCCACGAGTTCACCGAGAAGTTCGACGGCGTCGAGCGCGAGCAGTTCCGCGTGAGCGACGAGGAGATCGAGGCCGCCGGCGAGGAGCTCTCGGAGGAAGACCGCGAGGCCATCGACAACACGATCGCGAACGTCCGCGAGTTCCACGAGGAGCAGCGCGAACACGTCGAGGGCTTCGAGCGCGAGTTCGAGGAGGGGGTTACGCTCGGCCAGCGGGTCGTCCCCGTCGAATCCGCGGGCACGTACGTCCCCGGCGGGCGCCATCCCCTGGTGGCCGCGCCCGCGATGTCGATCGTCCCCGCGAAGGTCGCGGGCGTCGAACGTGTGATCACCTGCGCGCCACCCCAGGAGAACGGCACGATCCAGCCCGCCCAGCTCTACGCGATGGATCGAGCGGGCGCCGACGAGATCTACTGCATCGGCGGCGCCCAAGCAGTCGGCGCGATGGCCTACGGCACCGACTCCGTACCGGGGGTCTCGAAGGTCACCGGTCCGGGTAACGTCTTCGTCACCGAGGCCCAGCGCCAGGTCTTCGGTCACGTCGGCGTCGACTTCCTCGCCGGTCCCTCGGAGGTCCTGTTGTTCGTCGACGAGACCGCCGACCCCGAGCTCGTCGCGACCGACCTGCTCGCACAGGCGGAACACGACCCCAACTCCCGGCCGATCCTCGTCTCGACCGACCAGGAGACCGCCGAAGCCTCCGTCGAGGCGTTCCACGACGGGCTCTCGGAGATCCGCACCGCCGACGTCGCCGAGGAGTGCTGGGAGAACAACGGCGAGGTCGTCATCGCCGAGACGATGGACGACGCGCTCGAGGTCGTCAACGACTACGCGATCGAGCACCTCCAGGTGATGATCGACGAACCCCGCTCGGTCATGGACGACCTCCACAACTACGGCTCGCTGTTCCTGGGCGATCACTCGCCGGTCGTCTTCGGCGACAAAGCAGTAGGAACGAACCACTCGCTTCCGACCCTGGAGGTCGCGAAGTACAGCGGCGGCATCACGGTCAACACCTACCTCAAGGTGCTCACCCACCAGGAGGCGACCGAGGAGGGTGCCGCCCGGATCGCGCCGTGGGCCGCGAAGATCTGCGAGCTCGAGGGCACCCACGCCCACCAGCTCTCCGCGGAGGCCCGCCTGCGCGACGACATCAGCCCCGACTACGGCCCCGGGAACTGAGACGGCAGGCAGCTCCGCTCGATACGTTTATGTGACCGCGAGGAAAATCAGCTGTTATACTGGCTAGACTATTCTCAGAGTCGTGTTCGGGATCGGCACGCTGATTACGCGTTCCCGGCGAGAACGGACGTGTATCTGCTGGAGCTCGCCGGCGAGGACGATGCGTTCGCGCGCCGCGAGGCCCGAAGCGCCGCCACCGACGTCTCCCACCTCGCGACCGGGCTGGCGACCGCCCGCGGGATCGACGCCGAGGGGGTTCGGGGGCTCGCTTACACCCACCGTGCGAGCGAGCTGCTCGGGACCTGTGGGGCCGAGATCGACTCCGCACGCCTCCTGGTCGAGCTCGCGGGGATCGATCGCGAGGGCTCCGTGCGCGTGCGCGCCCGCCGAGTACGCGAGACGGACGTCGACACCCAGCGGGCCGAACGCGAACTGGGGTCGGTCCTCGTCGAACGCGGGTTCTCGGTGGATCTCGAGGAGCCGGATCACGAGCTGCGGGCGGTCTTCTCCGAGGACACCTGCGCGCTCGGCTGGCTCGCGGCCGCGAGCCGGCGCGACTTCGCCGAACGCGCGCCGACCGAGAAGCCGTTCTTCCAGCCCGGCAGCATGGACCCGCTGCTCGCGCGCGCGATCGCGAACGTCGCGGGCGCCGCTCCCGGGAAGTCGATCCTCGACCCGATGTGCGGGACGGGCGGCGGGCTCGTCGAGGCCGGGCTGGTCGGCGCGCGCGTCGTCGGCGCGGACGCCCAGTGGAAGATGGTCCGGGGCGCCGAGGAGAACCTCGCCCACTACGGCGTCGAGTTCGACGTGTTCCGCGGCGATGCCACCCGGATCCCGCTTCGCGACGGGACGGTCGACGGCGTCGTCTTCGACGCGCCCTACGGGCGCCAGTCGAAGATCGAAGGGGAGCTACGGGAGATCGTCGAGGGGGCGCTCGCCGAGGCCCGCCGGCTCGCTCCTCGTGCCGTGGTCGTCGCGGACCGACCCTGGGAGGCGGTCATCGAATCGGCCGGCTGGGAGGTCGAGGATCGGTTCGAGCGCCGCGTCCACGGGTCGCTGACGCGGTACGTCTCGGTGCTCGTCTAGCCCGTCAGTCCTCGGCCTCGCGGGCCGCCTCGCGTAGTCGCCGTTCCTCGTCACTTTCTGCCGTCAGATCGGGCACCGGCGTGGGCGAGCCGTCCTCGCCGATCGCGACGAACGTGAACGCCGCCTCGGTGGTGCGGTCGGACTCGCCCGACCGGGGGTCCTCGCGCCACGCGCGGATCCGGACGCGGACGCTCGTGCGCCCGGCGTCGTAGACGTACGCCTCAATGCGCGCGACCTCGCCGATCGGG from Halalkalicoccus tibetensis encodes the following:
- a CDS encoding SDR family NAD(P)-dependent oxidoreductase, which translates into the protein MHTDRTVVVTGASGGIGREISLRLLDEGANVVLAARSDGIHETAEESDAGERALPVETDVTDEASVEGTIDEAVEAFEGIDALVNNAGIAGPTAPIEEVEREEWDRTMSVNATGQFLMAKHAAPHLRESDRASVVNVSSISGKRPLEGRTPYTASKTAVIGLTRTLAFELGEDDVTVNAVCPGATKGPRIERVIERQAEERGVGYEEAKRQVFTDDAALGELVEPEDVAGLVSFLLSPNARHITAQDLNVDGGTAWY
- the hisD gene encoding histidinol dehydrogenase; translated protein: MCANVEYLKEAGSASIEIDQEVVESVQDILGEVRERGDEAVHEFTEKFDGVEREQFRVSDEEIEAAGEELSEEDREAIDNTIANVREFHEEQREHVEGFEREFEEGVTLGQRVVPVESAGTYVPGGRHPLVAAPAMSIVPAKVAGVERVITCAPPQENGTIQPAQLYAMDRAGADEIYCIGGAQAVGAMAYGTDSVPGVSKVTGPGNVFVTEAQRQVFGHVGVDFLAGPSEVLLFVDETADPELVATDLLAQAEHDPNSRPILVSTDQETAEASVEAFHDGLSEIRTADVAEECWENNGEVVIAETMDDALEVVNDYAIEHLQVMIDEPRSVMDDLHNYGSLFLGDHSPVVFGDKAVGTNHSLPTLEVAKYSGGITVNTYLKVLTHQEATEEGAARIAPWAAKICELEGTHAHQLSAEARLRDDISPDYGPGN
- a CDS encoding sodium:solute symporter family protein; the protein is MAATGAVVTYGWAFLVAYVVLILGLGYWGWKQTNSQDDYATARGGFGFLVLALAYATTVASGSTFLGIPGMAYDMGFKAGYYALIYPIGIYLGMMVVARITKKVGDRFNSQSVPDFLGDRYQSPLLRLLAALIALFLLFYIMAQIVSAGWMFDAILGVPYEVGIWLAGGLLLLYLVAGGSHADIITDAVQGAIMLAITALIVVMFVTGYGLDAGGMGAVNAQLDANQSWDTHTNYENPIFANWWVIFLLFVGHIGFTAQPHLGNKFFAIKGTQYIKKFMIIAAIVGMAMPLMFLGGVLGAAEGIDIADPDAIIPVLFIETMPAIVAAFLGVAILSAIISTADGIIISVAQIFANDLYRKTYVPWKGGDPDSPEVGQRALWISRVATVVVTIAAVAAVTVPPQYLSVFMWIGIGGIISAYSGPYFIGSIEESTSAKAALVGFVAGFSVYAIIHLGPQAGLYDSLLGFSLYPYSENPYASTGIGFIVSCLGTFGANRFTEPLPAAQVQEVFGRQEASTDGGREETE
- a CDS encoding methyltransferase domain-containing protein, with the protein product MYLLELAGEDDAFARREARSAATDVSHLATGLATARGIDAEGVRGLAYTHRASELLGTCGAEIDSARLLVELAGIDREGSVRVRARRVRETDVDTQRAERELGSVLVERGFSVDLEEPDHELRAVFSEDTCALGWLAAASRRDFAERAPTEKPFFQPGSMDPLLARAIANVAGAAPGKSILDPMCGTGGGLVEAGLVGARVVGADAQWKMVRGAEENLAHYGVEFDVFRGDATRIPLRDGTVDGVVFDAPYGRQSKIEGELREIVEGALAEARRLAPRAVVVADRPWEAVIESAGWEVEDRFERRVHGSLTRYVSVLV
- the hisG gene encoding ATP phosphoribosyltransferase, with protein sequence MQIAVPNKGRLHEPTIELLERAGLHVENGADRKLYADTVDPDVSLLFARAADIPGYVADGAADLGITGLDQMRESGHEGIEDLLDLEFGSCRLVLAAPEDGDVSAVEDLAGGSVATEFPRITRRYFEERGVDVSVVEVTGATELTPHVDMADAIVDITSTGTTLRMNRLGVVDDVLKSSVRLFAREDVLDDPKVEQLRTALESVLTANGKRYLMLNAPEDRVEEIREALPGLGGPTVMDIAGEGMVAVHVVVDERDVFETITRVKELGASGILVTEIERLVE
- a CDS encoding CPBP family intramembrane glutamic endopeptidase — encoded protein: MNLKSTVWNAEEGRPRTPIRMVLGVVVLVLATAVLTIPPLLVLSLFDAALLAGAGVGSMLFSTGLSGIGAVVGIWLAGRYIDRRRFADFGMRIDREWWIDCGFGLALGGLLMTGVFLVQLTAGWIEVTAVFAGEALLWVVVGSLLLFVIVGVYEELLLRGYLLTNLAEGARGTLGIAGAIAFATVASSVAFGALHASNPNATTVSTLAISFAGVMLALGYLLTGELAIPIGLHITWNLFQGTVYGFPVSGLDFGASIVDIEQGGPEMATGGSFGPEAGLLGFAAMVAGCLLTVAWVRWRYGDAELDERVAIPDFR
- a CDS encoding acyl-CoA thioesterase: MVTLSETHIENRYRVQPNHANNYESLHGGNLMKWMDEVGAMSAMRLAGESCVTAAVTELDFQQPVPIGEVARIEAYVYDAGRTSVRVRIRAWREDPRSGESDRTTEAAFTFVAIGEDGSPTPVPDLTAESDEERRLREAAREAED
- a CDS encoding TATA-box-binding protein; translated protein: MDPKETINIENVVASTGIGQELDLQSVAMDLEGADYDPEQFPGLVYRTQNPKSAALIFRSGKIVCTGAKSTDDVHESLQIVFDKLRDLEIQVQEDPEIVVQNIVTSADLGRNLNLNAIAIGLGLENIEYEPEQFPGLVYRLDEPKVVALLFGSGKLVITGGKQPVDAEHAVDKIVSRLEELGLLE
- a CDS encoding helix-turn-helix domain-containing protein produces the protein MGAIINVRLPAAEVELGERVASLPEVVIDVEQLASRTSDDVLPLLWIRADDFAAVDEALEADPTVEGFDVIGSFDRRRLYRMEWADEAASTIRILGTAGGYVRNARVVDGKWSIEVLFPDRDDLSRMYDVANEADIPLTVDSIYELSDEDGRPNGLTTEQQETLVAAFEHGYYDVPREVSLVDLAEKLDISHQALSERLRRAHETLVDASVNGHVMDGATEAPRPTDQ
- a CDS encoding IclR family transcriptional regulator, whose amino-acid sequence is MTGARDRRVKSAGTLFDVLDAVHALEGAGVTEAADHVGIAKSTAHDHLSTLVEHEFLVKDGTEYRVGLKPLHYGMGAKNRIELVDAAGPSLEHVVEETDEIAWLVVEEYGLAVYVEKAVGERAVQPYGAIGKRVPLHNIAAGKAILAHLPEERVRAIVDQRGLPAQTERTITDLDELLAELETIRERGYARNDGETFEGFRAVASPILHEGELLGSIVVSGPENRLRGERFETELPDLITGAANAIELSLASQ